The following proteins are co-located in the Massilia litorea genome:
- a CDS encoding class I SAM-dependent methyltransferase — protein MLSDEKIVESWSRNSDPWVAAVRGREIASRALVTDAAIVDAVRSCAPQTGVDLGCGEGWLVRALPEVNMVGVDAIAGLVDAARAAGSSGGVFQVMSYEEIAAGKLQLAADVAICNFSLIGKESTAGLLRAAPSYLRPGGTLIVQTVHPLVSCGDAPYADGWRAGSWAGFSTDFTDPPPWYFRTLESWVTLFLDSGLRLTSLREPVHPETGKPVSLILMGQLPG, from the coding sequence ATGCTGAGCGACGAAAAAATCGTGGAATCCTGGTCGCGCAACAGCGACCCGTGGGTAGCCGCCGTGCGTGGCCGGGAAATCGCCAGCCGCGCGCTGGTGACCGACGCGGCCATCGTCGACGCCGTGCGCTCCTGCGCGCCGCAGACCGGTGTCGATCTCGGCTGCGGTGAAGGCTGGCTGGTACGTGCCCTGCCGGAAGTAAACATGGTCGGCGTCGACGCGATTGCCGGCCTGGTCGACGCGGCGCGGGCAGCGGGCAGCAGCGGCGGCGTTTTTCAGGTGATGTCGTACGAGGAGATCGCGGCGGGCAAACTGCAACTGGCGGCCGATGTCGCCATCTGCAATTTCTCGCTGATCGGGAAAGAGTCGACGGCCGGTTTGCTGCGCGCCGCGCCGAGTTACCTGCGGCCCGGCGGCACCCTGATCGTGCAGACGGTGCACCCGCTGGTCTCCTGCGGCGACGCGCCCTATGCCGACGGCTGGCGCGCAGGCAGCTGGGCCGGCTTCAGCACCGATTTCACTGATCCCCCGCCCTGGTATTTCCGCACGCTGGAAAGCTGGGTGACCTTGTTCCTCGACAGCGGCCTGCGCCTCACCAGCCTGCGCGAACCGGTGCACCCGGAGACCGGGAAACCGGTGTCGCTCATATTAATGGGACAACTGCCGGGTTAA
- a CDS encoding CinA family protein has protein sequence MTNDLIDLATKVGMALQARRLVLATAESCTGGGVSQAVTEIAGSTGWFECGFVTYSNASKTELLEVPAALIAQFGSVSEEVAGAMAEGALANSNADVALSTTGIAGPTGAVPGKPVGTVCFGWARGDTTYTERLVFQGDRAAVREQTVAHALRGLLRFIE, from the coding sequence GTGACGAACGATTTGATCGATCTTGCAACGAAAGTGGGCATGGCGCTGCAGGCCAGGCGCCTGGTGCTGGCCACGGCCGAATCCTGCACCGGCGGTGGCGTGTCGCAGGCCGTCACCGAGATCGCCGGCTCGACCGGCTGGTTCGAATGCGGGTTCGTGACCTATTCGAATGCCTCGAAAACCGAGCTGCTCGAGGTCCCGGCGGCGCTGATCGCCCAGTTCGGGTCGGTCAGCGAGGAAGTGGCGGGCGCGATGGCCGAAGGCGCGCTGGCCAACAGCAACGCCGATGTCGCCCTCTCGACCACCGGCATCGCCGGCCCGACCGGCGCGGTGCCGGGCAAGCCGGTCGGCACCGTCTGCTTCGGCTGGGCGCGCGGCGACACGACGTATACCGAGCGCCTCGTGTTCCAGGGCGACCGCGCGGCCGTGCGCGAGCAGACCGTGGCGCATGCGCTGCGCGGCCTGCTGCGCTTTATTGAATAG
- a CDS encoding YfiR family protein: MAFAVRAVRSAHLFLFALWLLAGAAAAQPARLEVQVKAAYLYKFAGFVDWPGSVFVRPDSPLVIGVAGNDELAAQLEQVIAGRSVGSHPLAVRRLRRGDSPAGLHVLYIGGPERWPELLASARGLPLLTVGEGAEVPGNMIRFLVIDEHLRFEVALGQVAPSGLKISARLLAAAVRVTGAS, encoded by the coding sequence ATGGCTTTCGCCGTCCGGGCCGTGCGCTCGGCGCACCTGTTCCTGTTCGCCCTGTGGCTGCTCGCCGGCGCGGCAGCGGCGCAGCCGGCGCGCCTCGAAGTCCAGGTGAAGGCCGCCTACCTGTATAAATTCGCCGGTTTCGTCGACTGGCCCGGCAGCGTCTTTGTCCGCCCCGACAGCCCGCTCGTGATCGGGGTGGCCGGCAACGATGAACTGGCCGCCCAGCTCGAGCAGGTAATCGCCGGGCGCAGCGTCGGCAGCCATCCGCTGGCGGTGCGGCGCCTGCGCCGCGGCGATTCGCCGGCCGGCCTGCATGTGCTGTACATCGGCGGCCCCGAGCGTTGGCCCGAGCTGCTGGCGAGCGCGCGCGGCCTGCCGCTGCTCACGGTGGGCGAGGGCGCCGAGGTGCCCGGCAACATGATCCGCTTCCTCGTCATCGACGAACACCTGCGCTTCGAAGTGGCGCTTGGCCAGGTGGCGCCGAGCGGGCTCAAAATCAGCGCGCGCCTGCTGGCCGCGGCCGTGCGCGTGACGGGGGCTTCGTGA
- a CDS encoding metallophosphoesterase family protein gives MRRRRPAAAQGAALLLACALGGCAADTVSATGIQTESEVQTVYAVGDIARCTHPDPRWSGAFDTAAVVTAGLAADPNAVVLTLGDHTYPHGTAAEFANCYGPTWGRFKERTWPAPGNHEYHMQGAAPYFAYFGARAGRGYYSLRLGSWRIYSLDSNLAGAAQARQLAWLKVELAQDKASAAGAGTPPCTLAFWHHPLYSSGGHGSVATMRAAWALLQGAGAELVLSGHDHDYERFAPQDAEGRLDPRGLRQFVVGTGGAYPTPFLMPLAHSETRDASRNGVLRLRLHAGRYDWEFLEATPPQLPNASPPDHGSGVCH, from the coding sequence GTGAGGCGCCGCCGGCCGGCGGCGGCGCAGGGCGCCGCGCTGCTGCTCGCCTGCGCGCTTGGCGGCTGTGCGGCAGACACCGTATCCGCTACCGGCATTCAAACCGAGTCCGAGGTCCAGACCGTGTACGCCGTCGGCGATATCGCCCGCTGCACCCACCCCGACCCACGCTGGTCGGGCGCGTTCGATACCGCCGCCGTGGTCACGGCCGGCCTGGCGGCGGACCCGAACGCGGTCGTGCTGACCCTGGGCGACCACACCTACCCGCACGGCACGGCGGCCGAATTCGCCAACTGCTACGGTCCCACCTGGGGCCGCTTCAAGGAGCGCACCTGGCCCGCCCCCGGCAACCACGAATACCACATGCAGGGCGCGGCGCCCTACTTTGCCTATTTCGGCGCGCGCGCCGGGCGCGGCTACTACAGCCTGCGCCTCGGCAGCTGGCGCATCTATTCGCTCGACAGCAACCTGGCGGGCGCTGCGCAGGCCAGGCAACTGGCCTGGCTGAAGGTGGAACTGGCACAGGACAAGGCCAGCGCCGCCGGCGCCGGCACGCCGCCCTGCACGCTGGCATTCTGGCACCATCCCCTGTACAGTTCGGGCGGCCACGGCAGCGTGGCGACCATGCGCGCGGCCTGGGCGCTGCTGCAGGGAGCCGGCGCGGAACTGGTGTTATCCGGCCACGACCACGATTACGAGCGTTTCGCGCCGCAGGATGCGGAAGGCCGCCTGGATCCCCGCGGCCTGCGCCAGTTCGTGGTCGGCACCGGCGGCGCCTATCCGACGCCCTTCCTGATGCCGCTCGCGCACAGCGAAACCCGCGACGCCAGCCGCAACGGCGTCCTGCGCCTGCGCCTGCATGCGGGTCGCTACGACTGGGAATTCCTGGAAGCGACCCCACCTCAGTTACCGAATGCCTCGCCGCCGGACCACGGTAGCGGCGTTTGCCACTGA
- a CDS encoding cation diffusion facilitator family transporter, whose protein sequence is MNHDHHDHGHSHGHHHHHAPVAGHGRAFALAIGVNSLFVAIEFVYGFIANSTALMADAGHNLSDVLGLVLAWGAAVLAKRAPSARYTYGLRSSSILAALGNAVLLLVACGAIAWEALHRFTAPAPVAGMTVSVVAAIGVAINGFSAWLFMAGSKGDLNIRGAYLHMAADAAISLGVVVSGLVIMGTGWTWLDPAVSLVIVLVIVYGTWSLLRESLRLVMAAVPDKVDAAAIGRFLAHQPGVSGVHDLHIWAMSTTETALTAHLVMPGGYPGDAAIDAIVAKLHHDFSIGHCTLQVEEGTSQHRCALVA, encoded by the coding sequence ATGAATCACGACCATCACGATCACGGCCATTCGCATGGCCACCATCACCACCACGCGCCGGTAGCCGGCCACGGGCGTGCCTTCGCGCTGGCGATCGGCGTCAATTCGCTGTTCGTCGCGATCGAGTTCGTCTACGGCTTCATCGCCAACTCGACGGCGCTGATGGCCGACGCCGGCCACAACCTGTCGGACGTGCTGGGACTGGTACTGGCCTGGGGCGCGGCGGTGCTGGCGAAACGCGCGCCGAGCGCGCGCTATACCTATGGCCTGCGCAGCTCCTCGATCCTGGCTGCGCTCGGCAATGCCGTCCTGCTGCTGGTGGCCTGCGGTGCGATTGCCTGGGAAGCCCTGCACCGCTTCACGGCGCCGGCGCCCGTCGCGGGCATGACGGTGTCGGTGGTGGCGGCCATCGGCGTGGCCATCAACGGTTTTTCGGCCTGGCTCTTCATGGCCGGCAGCAAAGGCGACCTGAACATCCGCGGCGCCTACCTGCACATGGCGGCCGACGCGGCCATTTCGCTGGGGGTGGTGGTGTCGGGCCTGGTCATCATGGGCACCGGCTGGACCTGGCTCGACCCGGCCGTCAGCCTGGTCATCGTGCTGGTGATCGTGTACGGCACCTGGTCGCTGCTGCGCGAGTCGCTGCGCCTGGTGATGGCGGCCGTGCCGGACAAGGTCGATGCGGCGGCGATCGGGCGCTTCCTTGCGCATCAGCCCGGTGTGTCGGGCGTGCACGACCTGCACATCTGGGCGATGAGCACGACGGAGACGGCGCTGACCGCCCACCTGGTGATGCCGGGCGGTTACCCGGGCGACGCGGCGATCGATGCGATCGTGGCCAAACTGCACCACGATTTCTCGATCGGGCACTGCACGCTGCAGGTCGAGGAAGGCACCTCGCAGCATCGCTGCGCGCTGGTGGCGTAA
- a CDS encoding M16 family metallopeptidase, whose protein sequence is MKTRPLFAASLLMAALNGAGAEEGGGGAAAAGTPPHTQLPGIPNIAFDKYTLPNGLQVILVEDKRLPLVAVNVWYHVGPANEAPGLTGFAHLFEHMMFAGSKHLPRGMADRLMEGAGASDSNGSTDYDRTNYYDTVPSNQLELALWVHADRMGYLLDVLDQKSLTNQQDVVRNERRDTVENEPYGIVEEALNHALFPEEHPYRASVIGSHTDIQNARLEDVREFFTRYYGPNNASIVIAGDIDKVRTRALVAKYFGSLRRGPAVVRPNVVTPPITSERRLVVPDRVELPRVYMGWLTPPAYQPGDAELAVAAQILAGGKSSRLYKSLVYGRQIAQDVDADQDSRALASTFLIEVTARAGHTPAEIEEAIDAELAALRDQGPTEQEVARARNQIETAIVSSLEKLGGDGLADQLNHYNQYTGDPGYLAQDVAQLRKITAADVQRAARTWLQRKSRVVVAGVPGIPDLPPDPPAPKPPKARSNKAGPGGINEAEAWRAQMPKAGPAPRMNLPQGESFKLPNGLTVIHHYNPALPLVSADLVVRSGSDANPAALPGLSSFTAQMLTEGTATRSAPRIADEIAQLGAFMDTGSSTAASTVSLLSLRANFGAALAVLADVVLHPAFPTAEVERQRASRLGDLMQQRDDPELIAALAAAGALYGPRHPYGYGQLGTEPAIRAVTREDLEGFWRRHYVPGNAALVVSGDISRAELKALAEAHFLGWKSAPVPPLVPGTPVTTNARVVLVDQPGAGQTALRLTMLGADRKTAQFPALEVMNAAFGGLFTSRINQNLREDKGYTYGVYSGFRYDRTPGPFIIAGSVRANVTGASVNELLKEAQAMVEQPLDAQELAGARNAQLLSLPNHFETNSDIGASLAETFVFDLPLDYYSQLPARLAGVTAADVQAAAKRYLDPQRLMVVAVGERKKIGPQLDKLKLGPVEVRDSEGQLRQ, encoded by the coding sequence ATGAAAACCCGCCCCTTGTTTGCCGCATCGCTGCTGATGGCCGCCCTGAACGGCGCCGGCGCCGAAGAAGGCGGGGGTGGCGCCGCCGCCGCGGGCACGCCGCCGCACACCCAGCTGCCCGGCATCCCGAACATCGCCTTCGACAAATACACCCTGCCGAACGGCCTGCAGGTGATCCTGGTCGAGGACAAGCGCCTGCCCCTGGTCGCGGTCAACGTCTGGTACCACGTCGGCCCGGCCAACGAGGCGCCCGGCCTCACCGGTTTTGCCCACCTGTTCGAGCACATGATGTTCGCGGGCAGTAAGCACCTGCCGCGCGGCATGGCCGACCGCCTGATGGAAGGCGCCGGCGCCAGCGACAGCAACGGCAGCACCGACTACGACCGCACCAATTACTACGATACGGTCCCCTCGAACCAGCTCGAACTGGCCCTCTGGGTGCATGCCGACCGCATGGGCTACCTGCTCGACGTGCTCGACCAGAAGTCGCTGACCAACCAGCAGGACGTGGTGCGCAACGAGCGGCGCGACACGGTCGAAAACGAACCCTACGGCATCGTCGAGGAAGCGCTGAACCACGCGCTGTTCCCGGAGGAGCACCCGTACCGGGCCTCGGTGATCGGCTCGCACACCGACATCCAGAACGCCAGGCTGGAAGACGTGCGCGAGTTCTTCACCCGTTACTATGGCCCGAACAACGCCAGCATCGTGATCGCCGGCGACATCGACAAGGTCAGGACGCGCGCCCTGGTGGCGAAATATTTCGGCAGCCTGCGGCGCGGGCCGGCCGTGGTGCGTCCGAACGTCGTCACGCCGCCGATCACGAGCGAGCGCCGGCTGGTGGTGCCGGACCGCGTCGAACTGCCGCGCGTCTACATGGGCTGGCTGACGCCCCCCGCCTACCAGCCGGGCGACGCCGAACTGGCGGTCGCCGCGCAAATTCTCGCCGGCGGCAAATCGAGCCGGCTGTACAAGTCTCTGGTCTACGGGCGCCAGATCGCCCAGGACGTCGATGCCGACCAGGATTCGCGCGCACTGGCCTCGACCTTCCTGATCGAAGTCACGGCGCGCGCCGGCCACACCCCGGCCGAGATCGAGGAAGCGATCGACGCCGAACTCGCCGCCCTGCGCGACCAGGGGCCGACGGAACAGGAGGTGGCGCGTGCCCGCAACCAGATCGAGACGGCGATCGTCAGCTCGCTGGAAAAACTGGGCGGCGATGGCCTGGCCGACCAATTGAATCACTATAACCAGTACACGGGCGACCCCGGCTACCTGGCCCAGGACGTGGCCCAGCTGCGCAAGATCACCGCTGCCGACGTCCAGCGCGCCGCGCGCACCTGGCTGCAACGCAAGTCGCGCGTGGTGGTGGCCGGCGTGCCCGGCATCCCGGATCTGCCGCCCGACCCGCCGGCACCGAAGCCGCCCAAGGCGCGCAGCAACAAGGCGGGACCGGGCGGCATCAACGAAGCCGAGGCCTGGCGCGCGCAAATGCCGAAGGCCGGGCCGGCGCCGCGCATGAACCTGCCGCAGGGCGAGAGTTTCAAGCTGCCCAATGGTTTAACTGTCATCCACCACTACAATCCGGCGCTGCCGCTGGTGTCGGCCGACCTGGTGGTGCGCAGTGGGTCGGACGCCAATCCCGCGGCCCTGCCGGGCCTGTCGAGCTTCACGGCGCAGATGCTGACGGAGGGCACGGCGACGCGCAGCGCGCCGCGCATCGCCGACGAGATCGCGCAACTGGGCGCCTTCATGGATACCGGCAGCAGCACGGCGGCGTCGACGGTTTCGCTGCTGTCGCTGCGCGCCAACTTCGGCGCGGCCTTGGCCGTGCTGGCCGACGTCGTGCTGCACCCCGCCTTCCCGACCGCCGAAGTCGAGCGCCAGCGCGCCAGCCGCCTGGGCGATTTGATGCAGCAGCGCGACGACCCCGAACTCATCGCCGCGCTGGCCGCCGCCGGCGCCCTGTACGGCCCGCGCCACCCTTACGGTTACGGCCAGCTGGGCACGGAGCCGGCGATCCGCGCCGTGACGCGCGAAGACCTGGAGGGTTTCTGGCGCCGCCACTACGTGCCGGGCAATGCGGCGCTGGTGGTCTCGGGCGACATCTCGCGCGCCGAACTCAAGGCCCTGGCCGAAGCCCATTTCCTCGGCTGGAAGAGCGCCCCGGTGCCGCCGCTCGTGCCCGGCACCCCGGTCACAACGAACGCGCGCGTGGTGCTGGTCGACCAGCCGGGCGCGGGCCAGACGGCGCTGCGCCTGACGATGCTCGGCGCCGATCGCAAGACGGCCCAGTTCCCGGCGCTGGAAGTCATGAACGCGGCCTTCGGCGGCCTGTTCACGAGCCGCATCAACCAGAACCTGCGCGAAGACAAGGGATATACCTATGGCGTCTACTCGGGTTTCAGGTACGACCGCACGCCGGGCCCCTTCATCATCGCCGGCAGCGTGCGCGCGAACGTCACGGGCGCCTCGGTGAACGAATTACTCAAGGAAGCGCAGGCGATGGTCGAGCAGCCACTCGATGCGCAGGAACTGGCCGGCGCACGCAATGCGCAGCTGCTGTCGCTGCCGAATCATTTCGAGACCAACAGCGATATCGGCGCCAGCCTGGCCGAAACCTTCGTGTTCGACCTGCCGCTCGATTACTACAGCCAGCTGCCGGCGCGCCTGGCGGGCGTCACCGCGGCCGACGTACAGGCGGCCGCCAAACGCTATCTCGATCCGCAGCGCCTGATGGTGGTCGCCGTGGGCGAACGCAAGAAGATCGGGCCGCAGCTGGACAAATTGAAACTGGGGCCGGTCGAGGTGCGCGATAGTGAGGGACAACTGCGCCAATGA
- the cysK gene encoding cysteine synthase A — protein MRIANDVTELIGNTPLVRIRKLSTGGAEILAKLEFYNPAHSVKDRIGLAMIEAAEKAGKIGPDTVVVEPTSGNTGIALAMVCAARGYRCKLVMPETMSNERRMLLRAYGAELVLTPGSEGMLGAIRRAEEIVAADPRAFMPQQFNNPANPEVHRRTTAEEIWRDTDGKVDILVAGIGTGGTITGVGEVIKERKPGFQVVAVEPEASPILSKGTKGPHPIQGIGAGFVPEVLNTRIYDEVIAVSNDNAFETARAAAREEGLLVGISSGAALWAAMQVAQRPENAGKMIVTIIPSFGERYLSTALFANLAG, from the coding sequence ATGCGTATCGCTAACGATGTCACTGAACTGATCGGCAACACCCCTCTCGTCAGGATCCGCAAGCTGTCGACCGGCGGCGCCGAGATCCTTGCCAAGCTCGAGTTCTACAATCCCGCGCACAGCGTCAAGGACCGCATCGGCCTGGCGATGATCGAGGCGGCGGAAAAGGCCGGCAAGATCGGGCCCGACACCGTCGTCGTCGAGCCCACCAGCGGCAACACGGGGATTGCGCTGGCCATGGTCTGTGCCGCGCGCGGCTACCGCTGCAAGCTGGTCATGCCCGAAACCATGAGCAACGAGCGGCGCATGCTGCTGCGTGCCTATGGCGCCGAACTCGTGCTCACGCCAGGCTCCGAGGGCATGCTGGGCGCGATCCGCCGCGCCGAGGAAATCGTCGCCGCCGATCCGCGCGCCTTCATGCCGCAACAATTCAACAACCCGGCCAACCCGGAAGTCCACCGCCGCACGACGGCCGAAGAAATCTGGCGCGACACCGACGGCAAAGTCGACATCCTGGTGGCCGGCATCGGCACCGGCGGCACCATCACCGGCGTCGGCGAGGTGATCAAGGAACGCAAGCCCGGCTTCCAGGTGGTGGCCGTCGAACCGGAAGCCTCGCCGATCCTGTCGAAAGGCACCAAGGGCCCGCACCCGATCCAGGGCATCGGCGCCGGCTTCGTGCCGGAAGTGTTGAACACCAGGATCTACGACGAGGTCATCGCCGTCAGCAACGACAATGCCTTCGAGACGGCCCGCGCGGCCGCCCGCGAAGAGGGGCTGTTGGTCGGGATTTCGTCCGGCGCCGCCTTGTGGGCGGCGATGCAGGTGGCGCAGCGGCCGGAGAATGCGGGAAAAATGATCGTGACGATCATCCCATCCTTCGGCGAGCGGTATCTGAGTACCGCACTGTTCGCCAATCTGGCTGGCTGA
- a CDS encoding ArsR/SmtB family transcription factor: MNKLDNPNDAIDQLADLFHLLGDATRLRIVLACLTQPTSVGDIAATLALSSSLVSHHLRLLRAARILKAERQGKQVFYAAADAHISTLLATMFEHIAEPINGLDT; encoded by the coding sequence ATGAACAAACTCGACAATCCCAACGATGCGATCGACCAGCTGGCGGACCTGTTCCACCTGCTGGGCGATGCGACCCGCCTGCGTATCGTGCTGGCCTGCCTGACGCAGCCGACCTCCGTCGGCGACATTGCCGCCACGCTTGCGTTGTCGAGTTCGCTCGTCAGCCACCACCTGCGCCTGCTGCGCGCGGCGCGCATCCTCAAGGCCGAGCGCCAGGGCAAGCAGGTGTTCTATGCCGCCGCCGACGCCCACATCAGCACCCTGCTTGCCACCATGTTCGAGCACATCGCCGAACCCATCAACGGACTGGACACATGA
- the glf gene encoding UDP-galactopyranose mutase produces the protein MNKKIAIVGAGFSGAVIANQLAQAGYTVEVFESRSHVAGNCHSERDAETGVMLHVYGPHIFHTDNERAWEFVNRYAEFKPYVNRVKAITKGQVFTLPINLLTINQFFNKTMGPAEAEEFLASLGDKSIENPTTFEEQALRFVGRELYEAFFKTYTVKQWGLEPSELPASILKRLPVRFNYDDNYFSHKYQGMPAEGYTALVENIINVPGVTVHLNTRFDPDLKSEYEHVFYSGPIDAWFKHAEGRLPYRTLDFETFRATGDYQGNAVINYCDNEKPYTRITEHKHFSPWEKHEKTICYKEYSRQCEEKDIPYYPIRLARDKQQLELYVNLAKKEPNVTFVGRLGTYRYLDMDVTINEALITADKFLDAARDKAKMPAFVIDPLA, from the coding sequence ATGAACAAGAAAATCGCCATTGTCGGCGCTGGATTTTCCGGAGCTGTGATTGCCAACCAGCTTGCCCAGGCAGGTTACACCGTCGAAGTGTTCGAATCGCGCTCCCACGTCGCAGGTAACTGCCACTCCGAACGGGATGCGGAAACGGGCGTCATGCTGCACGTCTACGGTCCGCACATTTTCCACACCGACAACGAGCGCGCCTGGGAATTCGTGAACCGCTACGCCGAGTTCAAGCCCTACGTCAACCGCGTCAAGGCCATCACCAAGGGCCAGGTGTTCACGCTGCCGATCAACCTGCTGACGATCAACCAGTTCTTCAATAAAACCATGGGACCGGCCGAAGCGGAAGAATTCCTCGCTTCGCTGGGCGACAAGTCGATCGAAAACCCGACCACCTTCGAAGAGCAGGCGCTGCGCTTCGTCGGCCGCGAGCTGTACGAGGCCTTCTTCAAGACCTATACGGTCAAGCAGTGGGGCCTGGAGCCGAGCGAACTGCCGGCCAGCATCCTGAAACGCCTGCCGGTCCGTTTCAACTACGACGACAATTACTTCAGCCACAAATACCAGGGAATGCCGGCCGAAGGGTATACCGCGCTGGTCGAGAACATCATCAATGTGCCGGGCGTGACCGTGCACCTGAACACCCGCTTCGACCCGGACCTGAAATCGGAATACGAACACGTCTTCTACAGCGGCCCGATCGACGCCTGGTTCAAGCACGCCGAAGGCCGCCTGCCGTACCGCACGCTCGACTTCGAAACCTTCCGCGCCACTGGCGACTACCAGGGCAACGCGGTCATCAACTACTGCGACAACGAAAAGCCGTATACGCGCATCACCGAACATAAACACTTCTCGCCGTGGGAAAAGCACGAGAAGACGATCTGCTACAAGGAATACAGCCGCCAGTGCGAAGAGAAGGACATCCCGTATTACCCGATCCGCCTGGCGCGCGACAAGCAGCAGCTCGAGCTGTACGTGAACCTGGCGAAGAAGGAGCCGAACGTGACTTTCGTCGGCCGCCTGGGCACCTACCGTTACCTGGACATGGACGTCACGATCAATGAGGCGCTGATCACGGCGGATAAATTCCTGGATGCGGCGCGCGACAAGGCCAAAATGCCCGCGTTCGTGATCGATCCGCTGGCCTGA